The Actinocorallia herbida DNA window CCGAGGTCGCCACGACCTGGTTGACGTAGGCGACCGTGGTGTCGTGCTGCGGCTTGATCAGCGCGACGATCGCGGGGTCCTCGGCGACGGTGTTGCTGTTCACGGTGATCGCCGACTTGGCCGTCACCGTCCAGCCGCCCTTCTTCGGGACCAGCGTGAAGTCCAGGACGGACAGCCGGCGCCCCCAGTAGGACGGCTCCGACAGCAGCACCTCGGCGCCGGTCTCCTTGTTGAGGACGAAGCGCTGGGCGACCTCCTGGTGGGAGTGCCCGAAAAGGATCGCGTCGATCCCGGGGACCTGCTCGGCGACCATCGCGGAGGCGTTCTCCACCGGGAGGTCGCCGCCGTAGGAGGAGAACCCGTTGTCCCCGGCGTGGGCGGTGACGATGACGACGTCGGCGCCCTTCGCGCGGAGGACGGGCACCCACTTGCGGGCGGTCTCGACGAGGTCGAGGAAGCGCAGCTCGCCCTCGACGTACGTCTTGTCCCAGATGGCGACGCCCGGGTTGGTCAGCCCGAGGACACCGACCTTCACCGTCCTGCCGTGCCCGACGCGCATCTTCTTGATGACGTAGGGCTCGTAGGCGGGCACGTCCCGGGAGGCGCGCACCGCGTTGGCGCCGAGGACCGGCGCGTCCATCTGGCGGATCCACAGGTCGAGGAGCGGCAGGCCGTAGTTGAACTCGTGGTTGCCGAGCGTCACGGCGTCATAGCCGATGGCGTTCATCGCCCGCGCCATCGGGTGCTTCACCCGGGTCTCGGTGATCGGCTCGACCTTGGCGTAGTACGTGGCCAGGGGCGTGCCCTGGATGGTGTCGCCGGAGTCGAACAGGAGGGTCCGGTCGCGGCCGCGGTCGGCGCGGATCTGCTTGACGAGGCTGGAGATCTTCGCCAGGCCGATGTCGTCGTGCGCGGTGTTGTCGAACTCCGCGTTCTTGAAGTAGTCCCAGTTCAGGCAGCACCCGTGCAGGTCCGAGGTGCCCATCACGGTGATCGTCACGGACTCGTCGCCCGGCTTGGGCTTGGGCTTGGCTCCCGCCGCGCCCTGCCATCCCGCCGCGGCCAGCGCCGCAGCCGCGCCGACGCCCCCTACCGCCTGCCGCCGCGAGATCTCCACGCCGCCCATGCCCACCAGCCTCTCGAACGCACTCCGGACGCACTGGAACACCGCGACCCTAACCCGGGCGGCAGGTCATACGAATGATCAGCTTTTGCCCAAGCTCGCCGACGCGTCTGGCAACCTCCGCCGTCGACGTGCGGGCCCTGCGCCGGGCGGCCTACTCGGGCGTGCCCGAAGGGCAGGGACGCGGCTCTCCGGCCCGCCGTAGATTCGTGAGGGGACGCGCAGGACCGTACGGGATGGACACATACCACTGTGGAATGCCCGCCCGCGGAGCCGTGAACCGGCCCCGCGGGGCGCATAGCGTCAGGCCGGCAGGAGGGCGTCCAGGTCGGCGCGGATCTCCTCGGGCAGGACGGTCGGCTCGTAGCGGCGGATCACCGCGCCGTCCGCGCCGACGAGGAACTTCGTGAAGTTCCACTTGACCTCGTCGGTCCCGATCGCCTCGGGCCTGGTGTTCTTGACGTGCTCGAACAGGAAGCCGTTGCCGGGGCCGAAGTCGCCCGGGGCGGCGGCGCGCAGGTGCGCGTAGAGCGGGGCGGCGTCCGGCCCGTTGACGTCGATCTTCGCCAGGACGGGGAAGGTCACGTCGAACTTCACCGAGCAGAAGTCCTGGATCTCCGCGTCGGTGCCGGGCTCCTGGCCGCCGAACTGGTTGCAGGGGAAGCCGAGGACTTCAAGGCCGCGGCCCTGGAATTCGCGGTACAGCGCCTCCAGGCCCTCGTACTGCGGGGTCAGGCCGCACTTGCTGGCGACGTTCACCACAAGGACGGTCCGGCCCGCGAGGCCGGCGAGGTCACGCGTGGTGCCGTCGGCCGCCGCCACCTGGAAATCGTGCACGCTCATGGGGTTCTCCTCACTGCTCCCGGCGGACCTTCATCATCTGAAGCCCGCCATGACCGTTCCGACACTAAACGAGGCCGTGCGGGCCGAAGCACCCCTATGTCTTGGTTGTCAGGGTGTGGGAAGCGCCTCCGGGCGGGGTACGGGCGCGTCCGGCGAGGCGACGCGGCGGGTGAACGTCCCGTGAAAGCCGAGAGGCAGGTGGTGGTCCAGGTGGACCGCGGCCACCGGGGCGAGACCGCGCGCGTCGAGTATCTCCAGGCGGGAGCGGTGCTCGGCCGACGAATAGACGACGGCAAGGAGCCATCCGTCGTCCTCCGCGGAGTCGGGCGAACGCGGGACGAAGATGGGTTCCCCGACGTACGCGTCGGCTCCCAACGAGTGCGCCTGGACGGGCCCGCCTTCGCCGTCCACCTTGAGCACGGAGTCGTAGGGGCCCGACGACGCCGTCCGTCCCGTCATGTAGGTGAAGCGGTGCTCATGTCCGGACAGGCGCCAGTCGTACTGGGGGAACTCCCCGGGCACGTCAGCCAGCTCCTCGGCTATGACGCGTCCGTTGGGGGTGATCCGGTACCGCATGAGCCTGCTCGGCGGAAGGGCCGTGAAGGAAGCCCGGAAGTCGGTCAGATCCCTCTTGAGGGTGGCGAAGTCCTCGAAGAGGACCAGGTCGACGACGGTGTCGGGCCCATCTTCGAAGGCGTTGGAGACATGCACGTGGATCAGGGCGTCGTGCTCGACGATCCGGACCGGACCGCCGTCGCGGGGGACGAGGAGGAAGCGCGTCCCCTTGGCCGGACGGTGCTCCAGCGCGGTCATCACCCCGTGCCCGGCGGCCAGCCTGCGCAGGTCGAACAGGTACGGGTCGAGGACGAAGACGAGGTGCCGCGAGGTCAGCGCGACGTCGTGGTTCCACGGCATGTCGAGCATCCGGACCGAGGCGATGCGGCTCATCCCGCCTCGGCTGTCGGCCTTCCAGCAGTTCAGCGTGGGCAGCGGCGAGAAGTCCTGCCCGAAGTTGAACATCTCGCCGGTCCGCGGATCCCACTTGGGATGGGCGGAGAACGACTTGAGGAGCCCGCGCAGCGCCCCGTCGAAGTCGTGGGTCCCGTGGGTCTGGAGGGTGTCGGGGTCGAGGCGGTGCGGCGGGCCGCCCTCCCACAGCGCGAGCAGCCGCTCGGCGTGCAGCGCGACGCCGGTGTTGGCGACGTTCGCCGGAATCCGCCCCGCGTTCGCCAGGAGCCCGCCGGGACGTGCGGTGCCGACGCCCGGCCTGCGCAGCCGGTCGGAGGTGAGGGAGTCCACGAACTGCCGGGTGCGCACATAGCGATTGCGGAACCGGACGGAGCGCCCGTCGAAGATGAACTGGGACACCATGCCGTCACCGTCGAAGAGGTGGTCCAGCCTGGTCCTGCCGATCTCCCAGCGGCCGGGGCCGATGCGGTAGAGCGTCCCGGTGAGGTCGGGCGGAAGCGTCCCGTCGATCTGGGGTGCCGGGTAGTCGTGCTCGTCTGCCAAGGGCTCGAAGATGCGGCTGAGGGCTGGGGCGATGGCGGCCATGGGGTGGTCCCTCATATCTGGATACGGTGATATCCAGACGCTAAATTCTGGATGCGGGTGTGTCAAGATTCTGGGGTGAGCACCCGACCGTACGGTGGCGTCGCCGCGGCGGACCGGCGGGCCGAACGCCGAGCCGCCCTGCTCGACGCGGCCCTCGACCTGCTGGGGACCGAGGGCCTGCGCGCCACGACCCTGCGCGCCGTCTGCGCGCGCGCGGGCCTCAACCAGCGCTACTTCTACGAGAGCTTCGCCGACCTCGACGCCCTCCTCGCCGCCGTCTACGACGGGATCGCCGCCGAATCCGCGCAGGCCGCCACCCGGGCCATCCTCGCCGCGGGTCCCGACGCGGACCTGCGCGCCGTCGTCCGGGCCGGCGCCGAGGCGGTCCTGGAGCTGGGCGGGGCCGACCCCCGCAAGGCGCGGATCGTGCTCGTCGAGGCCCCCTCCAGCCCCGTCCTGCGGGCCAGGAGCAAGGCGGCGCAGCGCGAGTGGGCCGAACTCGTCGCGCGCTATGCCCGCGACCGCTTCGGCGTCCCGGAGGGCTCCGACGCGCTGATCGGGTTCACCGCGGTCATGCTGGTGTCCGGCTGGACGGGCGCGCTCACCGCCTGGCTCGACGGCGACATCCGCGCCTCGGCCGCCGAGCTCGCCGCGATGTTCGCCGACGCCGCCCACACCGCGGCCGAGGCCGCGGCTCAGGGGACGAGCGTGAGGGGCAGCGAGCGCAAGCCCGCGACCACGGACGAGCCGTTGTAGCGCGCAGGCCCCGTGCGCTCCAGCGCGCGGTAGCGGGTGGTCAGCTCCGTCAGGGCAAGGCGCAGCTCCAGCCTCGCCAAGGCCGCGCCGAGGCAGAAGTGCGGCCCGAAACCGAAAGCCAGGTTCAGCGCCTCGGACGCCCGGGTGACGTCGAAGGCTCCCGCCGTAGGGCCGAACGCCGCTGGATCCCGGTTGGCGGCGCCGTACAGGAGCATGAGCTTGTCGCCGGACGCGATCCTGGCCCCGCCGAGCTCCACGTCCGCCGTCGCGGTGCGCAGGAAGTAGACCACGGGCGACGTCCAGCGCAGGATCTCCTCGACCGCGCCGGGGATCAGCGCGGGATCCTCCCGCAGCAGCGCCCATTGCGCGGGATCGTCGGCCAGCGCCAGGAGGCCGCCCGACAGCGCGTGCCTGGTCGTCTCGTTGCCGGCGACGAACAACTGGATCAGGAACATCACGAGCTCGGCGTCGGTCAGGCTCTCCCCGTCGAGTTCGAGCACGGCGAGCTGCGAGATGACGTCGCCGCCGGGATCCGCGCGCCGCGCGTGCGCCTGCTGCACGAGGTAGAGGCCGCACTCCATGCGCAGGGAGTCGCGTTCCTCCGTTGGCAGCTCCGACGCCCCGGGGACGAACGCCTCCGACCAGGCGTAGAAGCGTTCCCAGTCGTCCTCGGGGATGCCCAGCAGAAGGCAGATCACCTGGAGGGGCAGCGGTACGGCGAACTGGCCGACGAACTCCGTCGGCCCTGCGTCGAGGAGCGACCCCACGCGTGTCCGTATGTCGTCTTCCAGACCCCGCAGCACCGAGCTGCGGAAGGCGGGCGCCACGAGCCTGCGGTAGCGGGTGTGCTCAGGCGGATCGGTGTGCAGCAGGGTGGGCGGGCGCTCGTACGTGACCCCGAGTTCCTCCAGAAGGATGCCGTCGCGGTTGCGGAAGGAGACAGGGTCCGTCACGGCCTTGAGCACGTCGGCGTGCCCGCCGACGAGCCAGAGCGGCAGTTCCGGGTGGCGGACAGGGCCGCGCCCGTACAGCTCGGCGTAGAAGCCGGCGGGATGCCCGTCCGTGTAGTGGCCGTCCGGAAAGCCCTTCATCTGAGCACGGCCTCCGGACGGGGGATTCCGAACGCGTCACAGAGCGCGTAGTACGCCCCGATCAACGTCTCGGAATCGACGACGCCGGCCACCGTCCCGTCTTCGGCGTACTCCACGTAGGCGCCCTCCACCATGAAGAGCACGTCGGTGTCCTCCAGCACGGTGAGGGTGTGCGCCGAACCTGCGGGCTCGTGGATGAACGTGCCGGCCACGTACTCGACGCCCTGCTCCGCGTAGCACCACCGGCCGGAGAAGGTGAACCCGTTCACCGAGCCCGTGTGCTTGTGCGTCGGAAGCCGATAGCCGGCCTTGAACCTATTGCGCACCGCGAACCCCGTAGGGGTGGCCCGCAGAAGCTGGATGCCCACATCACCCGCGTACACCCAGGGCACATCCGCCTCGTGCACATGCCCTACCTGAAGCTCCTCCACACCCTCTCCTCTCATCCAAGCAAACGCTAGGTTGAGAGAAGGACCGACCGCAAGGGCCGCCTCCGGGGGAGGCCGGTCAGACGGGCACCGGAGGGCGTGCGGCGGAACGGGTGAGGGACCCGGACGCGAGCAGATACTGCGCCGAGATGTACGTCAGCATCACCAGCACACCGTGCATGGGGAGCTCCCGGTCGGTGATGCCCAGGGCGATGAGCGCGTCGGAGATCAGGAAGAGCGCCCCGCCGATGCCCGTCCGCAGTCCGTGGCCCGCCGAGGCCACGGCGGTCGAGGTCAGCAGCAGCGAGTACACGGCCACCGGGATCCGCAGGTCGCCCAGTCTGGGCCACAGGACGGCGATGAGGACGGCCCACATGATCGCGTAGCCGCCGGCGATCACCCATTTCCGCGGTCCGGCCGCCGCGAACGATCGTCCGAAGAACGTCACGTAGCAGACGTGCGCCGCCCCGAAGAACCCCATGCCGACGATGAACAGCCCGTCGAACTCCAGCGCGATGTCGCCCCCGGCCGACAGCAGCAGCGCCGCGATCACCAGCCGCGCGCCGCCCCGCCGGTACACCCACCACGCGAGCACCGGCATCAGCGACGCCTTGGTCACGAAGTCCGCCCAGGACGGCGCCCCGACGGCCAGGACCACCAGATGCGCGGCCGCCACCACGAGGAACAGGGCACGGACACGCCCCAGCTCACGCACCGGCCTTCACCGCCGCGCCCGAAACATTCGACAAGTCACGCATGACCGGATGTTAGGGCCCCGTCCCGTTCCGCGACACCCCGCACCCCCGCACGTTGCGACCGGACGAGCCGGGCGGCCCGGTCTTGACCCGATCCATGCCGACGACGGGTTTAGCGGGCCTCGGTTCGAGGAACCCGGGCCCCGTCCGATGGCGCGACCTTCACCGACCCGGACGGTGCTCTTTGTGCATCCGGCGATCAAACCGACCGAGGCCGTCCCCCATCGGCTTGGACCGGAGGGAGATACTTAGCGGCATGCGCAATTTCTCGCCATATCCAGCAATAGATCCGAGCTTTATTCGGATCTGCCAAATTGACACCCGGAAAGACACCGACATACGCTTGCTCATGTAGTCATTCATGATGCGGAGTCGGCTGAATCCCGAGTCATGGCAGATTATTCACTGATCTCTCTGGTCTCGAGAGCACCACTCCGCACACCGAACAAGGGAGAACGTGCGATGGCTGCTCCGAATCCGACCTGCTACCCGCTGCTGAAGCTCAAGACTCCGAACATGACGGGCAACCCCGTCGAGGACGCGCAGCTGCGGCTCAACCACCACAAGGCCAACCCTGCGGTTACCGTCGATGGAATCTTCGGACCCAAGACGGCCGAGGCAGTGAAAAAGTTCCAGGCGCGCCACGGCATCGACCAGGACGGCGAGATCGGGCCGAAGACGTGGACCGAACTCCTGGAAGTGAAAGTGACGGCCTAGGCTTCCCACATCGGCGAAAGGGCGAGTTTCCCCGGCGAAAATGCCGAATCGGCAATCTCCGGCGACTCCGATCCGCCTGCGGAAATGCCTCCACGACCTGAAGCAGACTCGGGAACGCCTTCGCCTCCCGGACGCAGCGCGCAGCCCAAGCCGACCCGGCAAGCCCGGAAACAAACAAAGACCCCGCCCGGGACTCACATCCCGGCGGGGCCTTCGCGATCTGAGCGGATGACGGGAATCGAACCCGCGTGGTCAGCTTGGGAACTCGATTTCGCGTCAGATTAAGTTTCTACAGTCGATCATCGTTTGGCATTAAAGTGCAGGTCAGAGGCATGATCACATGCCAATCACTACCACTCGGCAACACTGCGTATCAGCACGATCCAGTGACAAATGAGTGACAAATGATCTTGACCTGAGGTGATCGAAATAGGCTTCACGAGAGCACGCAAGGGCGAGCACGGACGAGTCGGTTACCAGGCCCTCTACGACGACGCCCGAGGCGTCCGCCAGACCGCCGGAACCTTCGACACCAGGAAGGAAGCCGACAAGGCCTGGCAAGCCGCCGAAGCCAAGATCGCCGAAGGAAAATCCTGGGACCCGCGCCGAGGCAGACAGAAGTTCGGCAAGTACGTCGAGGCGACCTGGCTACCGAACCACCGCATGGAACTCAGCACAAAACAGGACTACCTGTCCGCCCTGCGACGGCACATCCTCCCGTACTTCGGCGAGATGAAGCTCCAGGAGATCACCTCCCAGGACGTCCGAGCCTGGCTCACCGAACTCAAGCGCTCCGGCGTAGGCCTCCGCCGCATCGAGTTCTGCAAGGTCTCGGTCCTCAACGCCATCTTCACCACCGCCGTCACCGACGGCGTGATCCTCCTCCACCCGGCCCACAACGTCCCCACCGACCCGGTCCCCACCCAGCCCCGCCGCATCATCACCGCCGAGCAGTTCGACCGCATCTACGCGGCGCTCCCTGACGAAGACTCCCGCCTCCTGGTCGAGACCGCCATCGAAAGCGGCCTCCGCTGGGGCGAACTCACCGAACTCCGCGTCAAGGACCTGGACTTCGACACGGGCATCCTCACCGTCAGCCGCGTCGTCCTCTACCTCTCCCCCGAAGTCCACCCCGAGGGCAAGCACTTCCTCGTCAAGCCCTACCCCAAGAGCAAGAAGTGGCGAAAGCTCAAGCTCAGCCCCCAGATCATCACCAAGCTCCAAGCCCACACCGAGTCCCGCCACCTCAAGGAAGACGACCTACTCTTCTCCCGCCACATCCCCAAAGAGGAAACAGCCCTGAAGGTCATCGAGCCCGCCAAGGACCTCGGCTGGACCCCTCCCAACGCCCAGGCCCGCAGCTACCGCCACGGCACCACCACCGCCTACGGCCTGGGCAAATGCCGCTGCCCCCACTGCCGAGCAGCCGTCACCGCCTACCGAGCCAAACGCCGAGCCGAAGGCAAAGACACCGCCCGCACCCCCGCCCCATCGACCCCGACCCCCACATCCCCGCCTCCACCTTCAGAAGCAAAACCTGGACCCCCGCCTGCCAAGCCGCCCACCTCACCCACAAACCCAAATTCCACGACCTCCGCCACGCCCACGCCTCCTGGCTCCTAGCCGGCGGCGCCGACCTCCAAGTCGTCAAAGAACGCCTAGGCCACGCCAAGATCTCCACCACCGAGCGCTACCTCCACACCCTCCCCACCGCCGACGCCACCGCCCTAGACGCCCTCAACAAGATCCGCGCACCCAAGTCCCCGACCACCCCCGATTCGGCCGACCCCGACCTGCAAGCCCAACTGGAAGCCGCCAACAAGAAGATCGCGCAACTCCAGGCGGTCATCGCCCAACAAGTCCTGGACCAGCACCTCAACAACACCCCGGACCTCCGTCTCGCGTAACCGACACGGGTGGGGCTGCCCAGTGGGCAACCCCACCACCCTCTGTGCATCCGCGTTTCACTCGACTAGCGTGCGGCCCGAAGAATTGATCGAATTCTTTCTACCCCGCAGCCTCGCACTTTGCTAGATAACTCAATGCCTCTGGCTACCGAGATAGTTACCATGAGCGTCATAGAAATCATTGCCACGCTGATAGCCAGTGTAGTTGCCATGAGCGTCGTAGAAGTTGATCACCCCATCGGTGCCGCGTCCTGCGTTCATTACCCCAGCGGTGTAATCGAGTGACTGCTGTGGATCGTAGGCGGCTGGTCCGGGCCGTCCGCTCGGCTGATTGGGCGTGAAGGTGGCGCCGTGATGCTCACTATAGGAAACTCGACCACCGTGCCAGGCGAATCGGCAGAGGTTGACAACGGCAATAATTAGGCGAAGCACAAGCCATGGAATGCCGAGGAGGCTGTGGAGGCGGCGCCTGATGCATGCAGGTATCCTTCCGAGGAAGCTGAGTGCAATCCACGGATTCTAAGGGAGCGGAGGTTCGCCTGACGGTCCTTTTCCCAGATTGGCCAATCCTCTCCTGGCAACGCGTCGGCGCGAGTACACGACAGTCAGGTACAACACTGCCCTCCGGCCATCTCGGTTACCCAATGCAACCCAGATTGAGCTCCCCAGTGCGACGGACAGCTCGAAGCTTCGCGCAGGCAGACCGGTTTCGGACGATCATGGATGCATGGCGAGCATGAGCGATTTCAAGGCGGGGCAGGTCCACCTGGGCGTGGTGAGTTCACTCGAGCCTTTCGGGGCTTTCGTGGATGTCGGTGGCTTGCGTGGTCTCGTGCGGGTGTCGGAGCTGTCTTGGCGACGGATTGACTCGGTCGCGGAGGTCGTCCGCGAGGGCCAGGAGGTCATGGTGATGGTCCGCCATGTAGATCTCGAGCGCGGCCAGATGTCGTTGTCGTTGAAAGCGTCGCAGGACGATCCGCTGGTCGAGGTGGCCCGTACTCCGTTGGGCAAGGTGCTCACTGGTCCGGTGACGAAGGTCGTCCCGATCGGGGCTTTCGTTGAGTTGGTCGAGGGCATCGAGGGGCTCGTTCCTGCGGCTGACTTCCACGAGGGGCAACTGCCGGTCTGCGGCCAGCAGCTCCGGGTCTGTCTCCGTGAGATCAATCTTCAGCGGCGCCGGGTAAGACTCGCGTTGGCGTGAACGGTTGGATTGCCGTCTGTGGCACCCAACTCACCAACACAACCAAATCAGTTGATCATCGCAGGCCCGGCCTCTCAACATGTGGCACGAGAACTCATCGACAAAGCCAGCCGACATGGGCGGGACGGCGTACTGGGCGGCCAAGCCACGAACTCCGAACGGCAGAACTCTCCCCAGTACCTCACGACCTGGCCACAATGCTCCAGTTCGGAGGGCCTCGTCGCAGTCCCGGGTCCTAACGTCGCGGCATGGACGCCAGCAGAGCAGCCGCAGAACGCGCCGGCCAGGTCGGCGGCCGCCACTACACCGAATGGGTTCCCGTCCTCAACGAGATGCGTACGCAGAAGCGAGACGACGAAAGCCTTGTTCTGCTCGGGAAGATCCTTGCTGCGGTCGAGGAGGCTTCGGCTATCCAGCAGACCCCGGACCTTCCTCCCGGCCACTGGATCGCGCCCGGCTACTACGAACGGGTGGCCACCATCCATCGCAAGCGCAAGGACTACGCGGCAGAGGTCGCCGTCCTCGAGCGGTACCAGAAACTCGTAGACTGGCGGGAGTCGAAACTGTCGGCCCGGCTGGAGAAGGCGCGCGCCCTGCTCGCCAAAGCTGAGAGCGCGAACTAGGTGAGGCGTCCTTAACCCTCAGCCGCAGTGGCAGCCCCGGCGCCGTCTCTATCGCGTGCTCCCGTCGCCATCGCCGGTGTGGCCAGCCTCGTAGTCATCCAAGTGGCTACTGGGCCGGGGCATCAGAGCGTGCACATGATGCCCACACCGTTGCAGGGACGGATCTCGAAGCGCTCACAGTTCCGCGCTCTCCGCGAGCAAGCTTCGTGGATTGAGCTAGGAGTGGGCACTCATTCGAGCGATCATTGCAAGAATGGCCGTTATGCAACGTTTTGAGGTTGAGAGTCTTGCACTTCTCCCTGGGCAGCGCGTCCAGGCGAAGGTTCTCAGCCACGAGCCGTGGGGACTCATGACGTCAATCGAGGGATACGAGCACCTCGGCTCTTCCATCGACCTGTTCCAGCAGGGCGCCCCTCCGCCCAGCCACGAGCAGTGGCCGGAGTTGTATCCCGTCGGATCGGCGATCGACGCCGTGGTCATGAGAATCAGCCGAGAGCACGCGCCGGCCTGGGTCCGGTTGAGTATCCGGCCGGAGGAGCTCCAGGCCTTCCGCGTAATGTGCGACTTCTGCCTGAAGTCCACGATCTTGAGTCCGGGAGGCGACGGTCTCGTCTTGGACATCCGCAGTAACGACGGTGCCGGTGCCACTACGGTCATCGCGCATCGCGAATGCCTAGTCGAGCGTGTAAGCCCGGGAAGCGTTGGCCAACAGGCACGAATCCGCAAGGTCGGTAGGCCTTAAGCCCGGCAGCTTCGGCTTCCCGTCGGGGCGATGCCCGATAGGGGCGGCTAAGGACGATTGAGCCGCCCCGAAGGTTCCGGACAGTGGCCCCACTAGAATGGGGTAGTCCGGAAAGGTAAGTGATTTGGCTCGTTCGAAGAGGAATTACTCTCCTGAATATCGGCAGGAAGCCGCCAGGTTGGTGGTGGATTCTTCCCGTCCGATCGCACAGGTCGCGAAGGAGCTCGGCATCAATGCCGGGACTCTGGCGAATTGGGTGAGTGCGTACCGGCGTGAGAATGCCGGGGAAGAGGCTCCTTTGACGCTCGATGAGCGGGTGCGCCTGAAGGAGCAGGAACGCGAGATCCAGGAACTCAAGATGGAGCTCGAGTTCGTAAAAAAAGCGGCGTTGTACTTCGCTCGGGAGCAGCGGTGACCTCGAAGTACGAGTTCATCGACGCGGAGTACGCCAACCCTTCGGTCGTCATCGGCGATAGATCGCCGGCAATCGTTCAGATGTGCGCATGGCTGGGTGTCTCGCGCTCGGGATTCTACGAATGGAGAAGCCGGCCGGAGTCGGCGACCGCGCGGCGCCGCGATGAGCTGAAGGCGTGGGTGAGGCACTTCTTCGACGTTTCCGATGGGACGTACGGGTATCGGCGGATCCACACCGATCTGGTGGAACAGGGCGTGCCCGCCGGGCCGGAGCTCGTCCGCTCGGTCATGCGGGAGCTGGGGCTGGAGCCCTGCCAGCCCAGGCCATGGCGCGTCGGGCTGACCGAGCAGGACGGCCAGGCCCACCACGTGCCCGACCTCGTGCAGCGCG harbors:
- a CDS encoding S1 RNA-binding domain-containing protein, whose product is MSDFKAGQVHLGVVSSLEPFGAFVDVGGLRGLVRVSELSWRRIDSVAEVVREGQEVMVMVRHVDLERGQMSLSLKASQDDPLVEVARTPLGKVLTGPVTKVVPIGAFVELVEGIEGLVPAADFHEGQLPVCGQQLRVCLREINLQRRRVRLALA
- a CDS encoding IS3 family transposase (programmed frameshift), producing the protein MARSKRNYSPEYRQEAARLVVDSSRPIAQVAKELGINAGTLANWVSAYRRENAGEEAPLTLDERVRLKEQEREIQELKMELEFGKKSGVVLRSGAAVTSKYEFIDAEYANPSVVIGDRSPAIVQMCAWLGVSRSGFYEWRSRPESATARRRDELKAWVRHFFDVSDGTYGYRRIHTDLVEQGVPAGPELVRSVMRELGLEPCQPRPWRVGLTEQDGQAHHVPDLVQRDFTASAPGEKLVGDITYVETWEGWIYLATVIDCYSRAVIGWAIGEDYKTPLIEKAIGMAARNHRLAESAIFHSDRGSNYMSRQFAETLRRLRLRQSTGRTGVCWDNALAESFFAALKNERVHRTEYPTREHARRDIIKYIELWYNPRRRHSALGNKSPAQVHTEPFPSRVR